The nucleotide sequence TAATTCGGTAGTATGCATTTGGTATGAATTCGACGGTGAAAGAGTTGCAGTTTTGAAAGAGCGTGAAGTATCAATGCTTGATAACAGTTTTTGTAGTTGAAGAGATATGCAGTCTATgacatcttcttcgtgGAGGAACCGCACTTCTCTCTTGGTTGGGTGGATATTAACATCGAGATTTTGTGACTTTATCTCTAATGCCAAGTAAATGAATGGCTTATTACCTTTCGGTAGAAATCCGGAATATATTTGGTATAAAGAACGCCTTAGAGGGTCACACGAAACCAATCTTCCGTTAATGAAGAACACTGGTTGTATAGGTTTTTTATTGGTTAGATCAAGGTTGCTTACCAATCCATTGGCCCTGATGAGGCCATTTTCTCTATCCTTTTCAGTGATTTCGATGTCGAAATCCATTAATTTCGTGGAAACATTTGCTCCAAATACAATACGGACTCTGTCAACTGACGACACTTCATTCTTTACCGTTAGAGCGACTTTAGAATCCCCAAATTTTTTACATGTAAACCCAATACCAACATTATTAATTGCGTATCTTCCTATCATATCCAAAATCTTATTGAATTCCTCAGTAGCTGACCGAAATGATTTCAGTCTTGAAGGGATATTATAAAACAAGTCTTCGACGGTGATAATCGTACCGGTTTTTCCTGCAACAGGTTTAGGTTCTCCCAGCATTTTTCCCTCAGAATAAGATACCCTCATTGCACATACATCTCTCTCGGTCTTTGTTGTAACCGTCACCCTTGCTATATGCGATATAGACGCCAATGCTTCACCACGAAAACCAAATGTTTCAATTTTGCTTAAGTCCTCAAAAGTCTCTAGCTTAGATGTTGTAAACCGCTCACAAAGAATAGGTAAGTCCTCTTTATCAATACCTGAGCCATTATCCGTAATTTGTAGTAGTTTTAGCCCACCCTCTTTCACTAATATGTCTATTTTGGTAGCCTTTGCATCAATAGAATTTTCCATCATCTCCTTTAAGGCATTTACTGGGGCTATGACGATCTCCCCAGCGGCAATTTTATTGATTACCAACTCATCTAAAGGCTTGATACGACCTACCATATTTACCTTGTTGATTTCACGGCTGGCTTTCTCTGTATATACCGTTTCTCTTTAGTAGCTCATCGCGCGTTAAAGGGCGTGTTAGCTTTATAATCTTTCCTTTTATAAAATTGTGTAtaaatttgaaaacaatCATTATAATATACTGCACCTCAACATAAAAGGACATACGCTAATGAGTAATACCCCAATCAATGACCGAGCTGAGGCATAGAGATACATAGAAAGTGGGATATACTGTAATAATACTAATCGCTTCTAGGCATGGGGCAGAGTAGAGGCACTAAGAGGCGGCGTACAGCACTTTATGTACCCAAGGttgataaagaagaagaacggaAAGAGTTCAATATCATACAGAAATACAGGGATCTTGAGAATGAGGTTCAGTTAGATCGGATAAACATCACTAGAAATGGAGATGTGCGTATTATGTCGAAACGtttggaagaaatagaaCGTCTATTCGGGGATTTACAGTCATTGAACATAAACAAGAACGCGGTATTGGCGCAAGATTCGAAAGCTATGAAGACACTCTCGGATTTGTTGAGTCTTTCTATGAATAGTGTCAAGTTTGACGAATCATCACGATTATTAAAGCTTAACGATATATTGAATGGAACTAAGAAGTTCATGCTGAAGGATTATTTCCAGGCGTCTGGTGTATCGGAACCGGAAGTTCAAATGCTTGATCAGGATGACAGTGATGATGAGACTAATATAAGCAGATCAGATTCGAAAGGAATGTCACAAAACTCTGTGTCTGATGCTGCTGAGCTAAAAACACGCCAAGAACAGTCTCATTATTTAAGTCAATTCGAATCATTTAGCGATTTCAACCAATTCAACTGGTTTAAATTGGGTGCACTCTATTCACTACAGAGTAAAGTTCCATTCACTTCAGATCACATGTTGGGTCCATTGTATGTTGAACAAAAGGTACGAAGACCGAGAGAACTGCGAAACAAAGATCCTATTGAAGCAGCATCCACGGCTGAGAGAGTAACGAAGGAAAGGCTAAATGAAagtcaagaagaaagtaCACCCACCAATGTTAAAAAGTGTTACAAAGtattacaaaagaaaaacggTGAAAGGCAAATTAACCTGTTTCGGTTCATCATTGATCCTACCTCGTTTGCAAAATCGGTGGAAAATCTTTTTTACACAAGCTTTCTAATCAAAGAGGGCAGATTAGtacttgaagatgattcaGAAGGATTCCCAGCTGTGCGTATAAAGGAAAGCTTACCTGATGACCAGAAACAAAGGGAATTGGAGAAACAACGGAGAAAAGAGTCAATTCAAAATCACATCATATTCCAGATGGATGTTCCTACATGGCGAAAGCTCATAGAGAAATTTGATATAAAGGAAGCCTTCTTGAATACTGATGGCTCTTTCAGAAACTAGTTGCACTATTGACTTCAAGCGTTTTCATAATTATTTACAAGGGACGTGTATAATAAAGACCACTATTTACAAAGCAGATTGCAGGCtctataattttttttttgtatcATACAACCATCCGGGCATTTGCAAGATCTCATTCAATGGCCATTTTCTAACTGGAGCCACAGATAAGCTTGTAGTAAGTCCAAGTGATTCGTGAAGCTCTATTGCAGCCCATCCAATCATCACTGCATTATCCGTACAGTGCTCCAATTTAGGATAATTAATGGACTGAAATTTATGGGCTAATTCTGTTTCCAGCCGCTCGCGAAGTCTCATATTAgcaccaacaccaccagaacaaacaaaatgTTTAACATTAGAGAGTTTCTTTGCGTTTAGTTTAAGTGTTAAATTCACTTTGGTTATCAAATGGTCAAAAGTACTTTCTTGGACTTGGTATGCCATCCATCTTCTTTCACTCACGGAATAATCTTCTATAGGTTTCGTTAAATGCTGTCTGACAGCAGTTAGGAAAGGTGAGAAAGAGAATGCTTGTACATTCATTCTTCcattttgatttcttaGAGGTTTTGGGAGCTTCATGGGTTTTGAATCGCTCGTCGATGCTCTTAAAAAGTCGCggtcttcttccttgatAAATGATTCCATTTCCTTTGCGATCATGTTCCCCCGGATACCCAATTCCCGGGCAGTCTTATCTAAAGAATCGCCCACAGCAATATCGATAGTATCGCACAAAATCTCGTGTTTATCcacagcagaagaaagaactaGCATTGTATGCCC is from Kluyveromyces marxianus DMKU3-1042 DNA, complete genome, chromosome 2 and encodes:
- the NSE4 gene encoding Smc5-Smc6 complex subunit NSE4, which gives rise to MGQSRGTKRRRTALYVPKVDKEEERKEFNIIQKYRDLENEVQLDRINITRNGDVRIMSKRLEEIERLFGDLQSLNINKNAVLAQDSKAMKTLSDLLSLSMNSVKFDESSRLLKLNDILNGTKKFMLKDYFQASGVSEPEVQMLDQDDSDDETNISRSDSKGMSQNSVSDAAELKTRQEQSHYLSQFESFSDFNQFNWFKLGALYSLQSKVPFTSDHMLGPLYVEQKVRRPRELRNKDPIEAASTAERVTKERLNESQEESTPTNVKKCYKVLQKKNGERQINLFRFIIDPTSFAKSVENLFYTSFLIKEGRLVLEDDSEGFPAVRIKESLPDDQKQRELEKQRRKESIQNHIIFQMDVPTWRKLIEKFDIKEAFLNTDGSFRN
- the QRI7 gene encoding putative N(6)-L-threonylcarbamoyladenine synthase gives rise to the protein MLGFRLKSHVNVVSFRRLYRVLAIETSCDDTCCAIIDRKEKSVPAEVLWEGKSTLNSVDYGGVIPTRAHEHHQRSIAGVVQKALTESASKGKIDLVCATWGPGMAGSLCVGLDFAKAMSLSWDVPFVGVHHMLGHLLVPRLDTNGQQPEYPFITLLVSGGHTMLVLSSAVDKHEILCDTIDIAVGDSLDKTARELGIRGNMIAKEMESFIKEEDRDFLRASTSDSKPMKLPKPLRNQNGRMNVQAFSFSPFLTAVRQHLTKPIEDYSVSERRWMAYQVQESTFDHLITKVNLTLKLNAKKLSNVKHFVCSGGVGANMRLRERLETELAHKFQSINYPKLEHCTDNAVMIGWAAIELHESLGLTTSLSVAPVRKWPLNEILQMPGWLYDTKKKL
- the MLH1 gene encoding mismatch repair ATPase MLH1, whose protein sequence is MVGRIKPLDELVINKIAAGEIVIAPVNALKEMMENSIDAKATKIDILVKEGGLKLLQITDNGSGIDKEDLPILCERFTTSKLETFEDLSKIETFGFRGEALASISHIARVTVTTKTERDVCAMRVSYSEGKMLGEPKPVAGKTGTIITVEDLFYNIPSRLKSFRSATEEFNKILDMIGRYAINNVGIGFTCKKFGDSKVALTVKNEVSSVDRVRIVFGANVSTKLMDFDIEITEKDRENGLIRANGLVSNLDLTNKKPIQPVFFINGRLVSCDPLRRSLYQIYSGFLPKGNKPFIYLALEIKSQNLDVNIHPTKREVRFLHEEDVIDCISLQLQKLLSSIDTSRSFKTATLSPSNSYQMHTTELGPMNQISTPLSQKVKRQENKLVRIDSTQAKITKFLRSSNSEPNRSRTGTKLHFSTRNNDDDDTTLQNVEDEDNNENEATLTKYTTSRSNTYYVSPKQRVTVNLTSIKNLKELVDQQCHSELTNIFANLTYVGIVDETRRLASIQCDLKLFLVDYGSICNELFYQIGLTDFSNFGKIILFDEDSTEEGFNLMNILKNIDTLRIEKIEEIVKKLSNMKEMLNEYFSIEIIVNDEDWKLSRIKSIPLLLKDYNPPLSKLPFFLYRLGTQVNWENEQECLDEVLKQLALFYIPPIIERVEENDSEYLKSRYAADMHELTDIMDHVIFPVIKRRLLAPRRLLKDVVEVANLPGLYKVFERC